The genomic window GCTTCAAATATAGTATGTGGTAGAATTCCATAAAACCACCAACGTTTCGTCATAATAGGTTGTTTTTTTGGTCTTGGAGGTGTTTTcatattatcatcatttgGTGGTTCTCTTGATAAAGCAACAGCTGGGCATCCATCCGTCAtcaaattcaaaaataatatctgTAATGCTTCTAATGGAAAAGGCATTTGTAATGCTATTGCGATTGATAAATATAAGATTTCACCAATATTTGTACCAagtaaaaaacaaacaaacttTTGTATATTCGAAAATATAGTTCTTCCTACATCAATTGCACTAACAACAGTACAAAAGTTATCATCTATTAAAATCATTTCGGATGCTCCTTTAGCTACTTCTGTTCCATTTATACCCATTGCTACTCCTATATCTGCAGCTTTTAAAGCTGGAGCATCATTAACTCCATCTCCTGTCATAGCCACTAGGTacccttttctttttaaagaTTGAACTATAGTAATTTTGTCTTCCGGTTGTGCTCttgaatatattagaattttATCGGTAAATGCGTCCAATTGTTCATCTGATAATATCGGTTCATTAGGGCTATTATTGATATGTAGCTCGGAACACTCGATGGCCTCCTCCACCTTATGTACATCATTCCCATTGTTACATTTCCCATCGTCATCATCCTTGCTAATACCTTCTACCTTATGCACCTCTTCTTTTTCTCCTTCCCCTACTTCAACACCTTCCGACTTATCTTTTATTAGGCCTATTAACTTTCCAATAGCAATGGCGGTAGGTTTTTGATCTCCTGTGATCATAATAACCTTTACTTTAGCTTCTCTACAAGTCTGAATTGCTTCCTTTACACCCGGTCTGGGTGGATCAAACGAAGCAATATACCCAATGGGTATAATACCACCCCCATATTGGccataattaataaattttaaccTTTCGTCTGCATCATCTAAAATTTTTAGttcttcaatatttttatcagtTAAAGGTTTAATACAAACAGCTAAAACTCTTAAAGCTTTTCGAGATAGCTCCagatttttgttatataaaatgttctTTTCTTGTTCtgtaattttgttattcCATTCTATTGCAACTCCTTTGTCTGTTTCTTCTAACAGATGTGTACTTCTATCTAATAATTTATCTGGTGCTCCTTTTATTAAAgcaatatgtgtatatttttcattttcattatgtaaataaatttgttcaaactgattttctatttttaatttataaaaagtaattttcatttttctacACGAGTTGAATGTGACCTCTAAATTATCTAATCGTACGTAATCCTTAAGATAAATATTACTAGATGTGTTTCCAAGAAAATTATATCCTGTTTTAGCAGCAGCAACGACAATTGGTCCTTCACTCATATTACCCTGAATGATCCACTTAGCTGTTTTCGAATCTCTACATAATGTTGTATCGTACGAGTTTAAATATGCAGCAAACATTAAAGCCCTTGTTTTATCTACTGCAAATGATTTGTTATCTGGATTTCcataattatacaaaatgGATTCAAAAgatttgttttcattttttgccataacaatttttttctttatttgaCTAGTTAACTCACTCGAATCAAATAAACCACCATACGGTTCAAACCCTTTGGTAGGGTAAAAATCGAAagtttttgttaatttattattattatcacttAACGATGATTTTTTACAAAACGTAACTGCATTGATGGCTGTCATTTTTCCTTCAGTTAATGTTCCAGTTTTATCTGAACATATAACAGAACAACATCCTAAAGTTTCAACAGCTGGTAATTTTCTAACATTTGCATTTTTCTTAACCATATCCTTAGCACCAGCTGAGAGTGTAATAGTAACAACCATAGGTAAACCTTCAGGTACTGATGAAACAGCAAAACCTACCcctataattataatagcaAGAATTGGATCCTTATCTGCATGTGCTGGATCTCTATAATTAATTAGTACAGctaaagtaataataataattaatacaaCAATAGCAATCAAACCTATTAAACCACCTAATCTATTTAATGCTATTTGTAATGGAGTTAGCTTACTTCCTTTACTcgatttttttaattgagaTGCTATCTTTCCTACCTGTGTATCTAAACCTGTGGATATAACAATCCCTTTTCCAGATCCATTAGTAACAGATGTTGTAGCAAAACATAAATTTGTTGAAAAGGGTGTAGTATAATCATCCGGAATAAGACCTTTCTTTATATCTTCCGATTCTCCTGTTAATAAACtttcatttgtttttaattcaaTAACTTCTACTAATCGTAAATCTGCTGATATGGAATCACCcgtattaataataacaacatCACCTACTACTACCTCTCTTGAAggtattactattttttcattatttctcaTAACCGTACATTGAGGAGATGCCATTTCTGCTAATTTAGCTATAGCATCTCCTGAtgatttttccatatatgtAGCTAAACATGCGTTCAGTGTAACTATACTAATAATTGCTACTCCTTCCACTACTTCATTTAAAGCTAAACTAGCAATTGCAGCAATTAGTAGTAACATAACCACTGGACTGTAATATTgggataaaaatattatccaTACAGGTACCACATCATCCTTTTCAATGAAATTTTCTCCATATTTTTCTCTATTGATTTTTACTTGCTCAGATGTCAAACCTCCATTTATATCCTTCAAATCGAACTCTTTgcataaattttcaatactCTCAATGGCGAAATGGTTGCACCCGACGGACCTTTTCTCCTCCGGAAATCCGCCGCTTCGTTCTGGAGATTTGTCTAACTCGGCTCTTTGACCCATCTCAGCTGCATGACCTATCTCTGCAGCTTTGTCTAACTCGACCGTGTGGTCTATTTCATCCGCGTAACCCATCTCCATCTCTTTACCTATCTCTAATGCCTTTCCTGCAGCGGACGCTCTCCCAATATCAGCtactttaattttacttttcccTTTCGGACTATCTACGTTTCTTACTCTGTGTTCCCAATCGGACGTGTCGTCGTACCTCAACCTTTGTTCAAAAACTATCTTGTccattcttttttccttttcattagTCCTTTCAGACGATTCTCTTGTTTTGGATGATATTTctcttctttctttcttttcctGTTGTTCATTTGTATACATTCCTCCTTTTTCCATTCTTTCCATCTCtactcttttcttttcttttacaCTTTCCATATCATATGCCCTTTGagatatttcattttttatcgGTGAATTTACTacatcataattttttttcttttggtTGTTGTTATATCCTCCTTTCTTTTCTCTATTATTTGAATCTGTCTGTGTGTTTTCTGAATTCATAACTTTttagtaaaacaaaaataaacgaaGCGAAGTAAATGAGGACAAGAAACTCAGCCAAACAAGCCAAATGcgcaaaataaattaaattaacaaaataaacaaaattcacgatattaatgaaataaaatatatcaaataaaatatatgtaatatatgtaatgtataatatatatataatgtataatatatatgtaatgtataatatatatgtaatgtataatatatatgtaatgtataatatatatgtaatgtatataatataagtaaagtatataatatatgaaatgtatataatatatgaaatgtatataatatatgaaatgtatataatgtgtataatatatgttatgtatataatatatgaaatgtatataatgtatataatatgtataatatacgtaaaatatataatatacgtaaagtatataatatatataatatataaaataaaatatgcacgatataaaaaatacaataacggcgaaatttttttttattttttctttcggTGAATGACCGTTGAACAATGATTTTTGCACACAGCTATTTTGTTCAAAAAGAACGTTTATTAGCAATGAAGGagaatatttatgtaaattcgCCCACACAAACGTGTGTATTTACATACACGCACATATTAACACACTTAACATACATACTCATACATTTACATACGAATAACGTATATTACTAAATGCAGACATCGATGATGgtgtatattaataaatacaagcaattatgaatatagccgtaaaaatataaacttaaaatatacataataattattttttttagttattttacaatgtatgcttttttatataattataactgTGCGAGCTActtttatatacaataattttaaaatgcaCGATTCTGGTAAAATTTAATGCCATCTgatttttccaaaaattaGCATACTAATTTTAAAGCATACTCCGTTACTGTgttgatacatatatacatatatatacatatacatatatatacatatatatacataaacatatatatacatatatatacatatacatacatacatatatatacatatatatacatatatatacatatacatatatatacatatatataaatatacatacatatatatatatatatatatatatatatatatacaaacatttaTGTACCTctttgaatataatatatctgtACACTTAATACCATAATACGTACAAAACTTTAACGATAACTTAAGTTCTTTTAAagctgaaaaaaaaaaattttacgcgtttttccttttctcctttttatgtaatttaaacctgaaaatttttactcgtcatttgtatatacgtaaaaatatacatttgtttACATACGATATGtacagatatatacatatatatatgtatacatattttcgctaattactatatttaattatatatatttgtcctttctaataaaaaaaagaaaaaaaaaaaataggaattTTTCTCAACAAAATAtgaagtatatatgtagtttATGTGgagtttaaaataaaaaataaaaaagtagaaaTAATCAGAATTACAATGGGTTTTAAGAAGAGAAGGGAGTACACGTTTGcgatgtataaatatgtatataaatatatatacatataaatatacacttatgtaaatataagtatatataaatatgtaaataaatatatacgtaaataaatatttgtatatgtataaatatgtatgtaaataaatatacacgtatttaagtaaatgtatacataaatatgtatataaataaatatatatgtaaataaatatatatgtaaataaatatatatgtaaataaatatatatgtaaataaatatatatgtaaataaatatatatataaataaatatatgtgcatatatgtacatagtGTTACAGTAACTAATTTTTAAATCACTTGAACATTAAAATTTAGAATCAGGTGCGATAttttgcatatacatatgttaagtgtatatatgtacataggTGTATACGCGCATTTGTAcacgtttatatatatatatatatatatatatatatatatatcacacattatatgtacgtataaaaataaatacacgaatatacaaaattggtatatctataatattatgtttgCTTATAAAATCATTGCATAAAAATAGTGTCGTTTGAATACTAATTACTGCATTTTCCACTTCggaaaaatagtaaaaaacttataaatttaaataacaaatattagtaaaaagaaaagaaagaaaaatgaaaacaaaaatgaaaagaaatatgaaaagaaatatgaaaagaaatatgaaaagaaatatgaaaagaaatatgaaaagaaatatgaaaagaaatatgaaaagaaatatgaaaagaaatatgaaaagaaatatgaaaagaaatatgaaaagaaaaatgaaaagaaaaatgaaaagaaaaatgaaaaactaGTTTAATAAAACTTTACCCAATTCTTTACACTGACAAAATTGCGAtaaacacttttttttttttattttgcaaaTACAATAAGTAGGTAATTGTATTTAAACTAAAAATTTCAatgttatatttctttttttttttattttttttcaatgagtaaataaatacataattgaTAAgatcattttaaatattcaaattcttcataaattaaaaaaaaaaattttttggt from Plasmodium malariae genome assembly, chromosome: 13 includes these protein-coding regions:
- the ATP4 gene encoding non-SERCA-type Ca2+-transporting P-ATPase, putative — encoded protein: MNSENTQTDSNNREKKGGYNNNQKKKNYDVVNSPIKNEISQRAYDMESVKEKKRVEMERMEKGGMYTNEQQEKKERREISSKTRESSERTNEKEKRMDKIVFEQRLRYDDTSDWEHRVRNVDSPKGKSKIKVADIGRASAAGKALEIGKEMEMGYADEIDHTVELDKAAEIGHAAEMGQRAELDKSPERSGGFPEEKRSVGCNHFAIESIENLCKEFDLKDINGGLTSEQVKINREKYGENFIEKDDVVPVWIIFLSQYYSPVVMLLLIAAIASLALNEVVEGVAIISIVTLNACLATYMEKSSGDAIAKLAEMASPQCTVMRNNEKIVIPSREVVVGDVVIINTGDSISADLRLVEVIELKTNESLLTGESEDIKKGLIPDDYTTPFSTNLCFATTSVTNGSGKGIVISTGLDTQVGKIASQLKKSSKGSKLTPLQIALNRLGGLIGLIAIVVLIIIITLAVLINYRDPAHADKDPILAIIIIGVGFAVSSVPEGLPMVVTITLSAGAKDMVKKNANVRKLPAVETLGCCSVICSDKTGTLTEGKMTAINAVTFCKKSSLSDNNNKLTKTFDFYPTKGFEPYGGLFDSSELTSQIKKKIVMAKNENKSFESILYNYGNPDNKSFAVDKTRALMFAAYLNSYDTTLCRDSKTAKWIIQGNMSEGPIVVAAAKTGYNFLGNTSSNIYLKDYVRLDNLEVTFNSCRKMKITFYKLKIENQFEQIYLHNENEKYTHIALIKGAPDKLLDRSTHLLEETDKGVAIEWNNKITEQEKNILYNKNLELSRKALRVLAVCIKPLTDKNIEELKILDDADERLKFINYGQYGGGIIPIGYIASFDPPRPGVKEAIQTCREAKVKVIMITGDQKPTAIAIGKLIGLIKDKSEGVEVGEGEKEEVHKVEGISKDDDDGKCNNGNDVHKVEEAIECSELHINNSPNEPILSDEQLDAFTDKILIYSRAQPEDKITIVQSLKRKGYLVAMTGDGVNDAPALKAADIGVAMGINGTEVAKGASEMILIDDNFCTVVSAIDVGRTIFSNIQKFVCFLLGTNIGEILYLSIAIALQMPFPLEALQILFLNLMTDGCPAVALSREPPNDDNMKTPPRPKKQPIMTKRWWFYGILPHTIFEALCVLLSLAFSLYICTGSYTLNDIHGSCKTVKIPEYSDNSTLHEFRYFCSTYEYRITSDYIGWITNINFWHPRKKVPVVFLGAAKGKVKNLRPTSAEIHPDIRRIMQNGCPDDIAVDEYGWCRPALDTKVKGKEDIIQGAFRKNYEDVASKGSKRGRTIAFISGVWCEMLRAYTVRSWKPFYKVFNRNMWMHLACSISATLTFIATCLPGITAVLNTTCLLWWQYLFGISWAFLNLILDEIIPKVLYRRKYKTIGG